In Aedes albopictus strain Foshan chromosome 3, AalbF5, whole genome shotgun sequence, the following are encoded in one genomic region:
- the LOC134290996 gene encoding uncharacterized protein LOC134290996, whose amino-acid sequence MDEVRYQAALWSVIHNLEKRVRDTKLRHRQKLRSLENAQAPMKTKSAPRTIDNFVVNLSSIQFTKAELDLLNKGLNFAISPQCARLADIVSNIESAIQFENHAYKAATRHSVKECIVRTASKKENKNRANFDTWCTIRLLKSRDVIYSRADKGNAVVIMDREDYDSRVRDMISAGPYEEFTFKNEKPKDPLNRMVEEVNHVRKKVANLMGEDRLERKFHVPNPTVASLYCLPKIHKNPVGMRPISSNIRTPTEKMAAWLVEEMRKYPVKHGKGVKNSVDLVEQLEGFKLRRGEILVSFDVAALFPSVPATEALQSLRRHLERCRVPLNHIEAYLSVAKVCMNQNFFNFRGKYYKQTFGLSMGSKLSPLLADLFMSDLENEAQKQKLFPRVWWRYVDDVFAPVKERYVDQTLSMLNSQHETIKFTVEKEVDGKLPFLDLMISRDEDNTLKFGIYRKPTSTDRYITSDSNHFGAQKQAAFHSMAHRLYNIPLDSVEFKEEQNRIYAAAEMLPLIYNGSP is encoded by the exons ATGGATGAAGTTCGGTATCAAGCGGCGTTGTGGAGTGTTATCCACAATCTAGAAAAACGAGTGCGCGATACGAAGTTACGACACCGCCAAAAGCTACGATCTCTCGAAAACGCACAGGCACCCATGAAAACGAAAAGTGCACCGCGAACGATAGACAATTTCGTAGTGAACCTCTCTTCCATCCAATTTACGAAAGCAGAGCTAGATTTGCTCAACAAAGGGTTAAATTTTGCTATCTCCCCCCAGTGTGCCCGCCTTGCCGATATCGTGAGCAATATCGAAAGTGCCATTCAGTTCGAGAATCACGCGTATAAAGCAGCCACCCGTCACAGTGTTAAGGAATGTATAGTGAGAACGGCGAGCAAAAAGGAGAACAAAAATCGCGCCAACTTCGATACGTGGTGCACAATCCGTCTGTTGAAATCTCGTGATGTGATATACTCTCGTGCCGATAAGGGGAACGCGGTAGTGATTATGGATAGAGAAGATTACGACTCGCGCGTTCGGGACATGATCAGTGCCGGTCCGTATGAAGAGTTTACTTTCAAAAACGAAAAGCCGAAAGATCCTCTTAACAGAATGGTTGAGGAAGTGAATCATGTTCGGAAGAAGGTAGCTAACTTGATGGGCGAAGACAGGTTGGAAAGAAAGTTCCATGTTCCAAACCCGACGGTGGCATCCTTGTATTGCCTACCAAAGATTCATAAGAATCCGGTAGGTATGCGCCCGATCTCGTCCAACATCCGTACCCCTACCGAAAAAATGGCAGCGTGGCTAGTGGAAGAAATGAGAAAATACCCTGTAAAGCATGGAAAAGGTGTTAAAAACTCGGTGGATTTGGTTGAGCAGCTAGAGGGGTTCAAATTGCGACGAGGTGAAATTCTGGTATCGTTCGATGTCGCCGCTCTATTTCCGAGCGTACCAGCCACTGAAGCTCTGCAAAGCCTGCGCCGACACTTGGAACGGTGCCGAGTGCCGCTGAACCACATCGAGGCTTATCTCTCTGTTGCTAAGGTCTGTATGAACCAAAATTTTTTCAACTTCCGGGGAAAATACTACAAACAGACCTTCGGCCTGAGCATGGGTAGTAAGCTCTCACCACTTCTGGCCGATTTGTTTATGAGCGATCTAGAAAATGAAGCCCAGAAACAGAAGCTTTTTCCCCGAGTGTGGTGGCGCTACGTAGACGATGTTTTCGCCCCGGTGAAGGAACGGTACGTAGACCAGACACTTAGCATGCTAAATTCACAACATGAAACGATCAAATTCACGGTTGAGAAGGAAGTAGACGGGAAATTGCCTTTCTTGGATCTGATGATTAGCAGAGACGAGGATAACACTCTGAAATTTGGGATTTATCGCAAACCAACTAGCACAGATCGGTACATAACATCCGATTCCAACCACTTTGGTGCCCAAAAGCAAGCCGCCTTCCATTCTATGGCTCACCGGCTTTACAATATACCGTTGGACAGCgtagaattcaaagaggaacaaAATCGAATTTACGCTGCAGCCGAG atgttaCCGTTAATATACAACGGgagtccttga
- the LOC134290997 gene encoding uncharacterized protein LOC134290997 has translation MKTKSAPRTIDNFVVNLSSIQFTKAELDLLNKGLNFAISPQCARLADIVSNIESAIQFENHAYKAATRHSVKECIVRTASKKENKNRANFDTWCTIRLLKSRDVIYSRADKGNAVVIMDREDYDSRVRDMISAGPYEEFTFKNEKPKDPLNRMVEEVNHVRKKVANLMGEDRLERKFHVPNPTVASLYCLPKIHKNPVGMRPISSNIRTPTEKMAAWLVEEMRKYPVKHGKGVKNSVDLVEQLEGFKLRRGEILVSFDVAALFPSVPATEALQSLRRHLERCRVPLNHIEAYLSVAKVCMNQNFFNFRGKYYKQTFGLSMGSKLSPLLADLFMSDLENEAQKQKLFPRVWWRYVDDVFAPVKERYKRVVSVYRTVTKFVAWGNLRGAFKSFP, from the coding sequence ATGAAAACGAAAAGTGCACCGCGAACGATAGACAATTTCGTAGTGAACCTCTCTTCCATCCAATTTACGAAAGCAGAGCTAGATTTGCTCAACAAAGGGTTAAATTTTGCTATCTCCCCCCAGTGTGCCCGCCTTGCCGATATCGTGAGCAATATCGAAAGTGCCATTCAGTTCGAGAATCACGCGTATAAAGCAGCCACCCGTCACAGTGTTAAGGAATGTATAGTGAGAACGGCGAGCAAAAAGGAGAACAAAAATCGCGCCAACTTCGATACGTGGTGCACAATCCGTCTGTTGAAATCTCGTGATGTGATATACTCTCGTGCCGATAAGGGGAACGCGGTAGTGATTATGGATAGAGAAGATTACGACTCGCGCGTTCGGGACATGATCAGTGCCGGTCCATATGAAGAGTTTACTTTCAAAAACGAAAAGCCGAAAGATCCTCTTAACAGAATGGTTGAGGAAGTGAATCATGTTCGGAAGAAGGTAGCTAACTTGATGGGCGAAGACAGGTTGGAAAGAAAGTTCCATGTTCCAAACCCGACGGTGGCATCCTTGTATTGCCTACCAAAGATTCATAAGAATCCGGTAGGTATGCGCCCGATCTCGTCCAACATCCGTACCCCTACCGAAAAAATGGCAGCGTGGCTAGTGGAAGAAATGAGAAAATACCCTGTAAAGCATGGAAAAGGTGTTAAAAACTCGGTGGATTTGGTTGAGCAGCTAGAGGGGTTCAAATTGCGACGAGGTGAAATTCTGGTATCGTTCGATGTCGCCGCTCTATTTCCGAGCGTACCAGCCACTGAAGCTCTGCAAAGCCTGCGCCGACACTTGGAACGGTGCCGAGTGCCGCTGAACCACATCGAGGCTTATCTCTCTGTTGCTAAGGTCTGTATGAACCAAAATTTTTTCAACTTCCGGGGAAAATACTACAAACAGACCTTCGGCCTGAGCATGGGTAGTAAGCTCTCACCACTTCTGGCCGATTTGTTTATGAGCGATCTAGAAAATGAAGCCCAGAAACAGAAGCTTTTTCCCCGAGTGTGGTGGCGCTACGTAGACGATGTTTTCGCCCCGGTGAAGGAACG